The Sinomonas sp. P10A9 genome contains the following window.
TCGCCGGCGCGGGCTCCGCGTTCCTCGCAGGCGTCTTCCCGATCCGGGCCGTGGCCGACCTGACCAACATCGGCATCCTCGCCGCCTTCGTGGTGGTGTGCGTCTCGGTCATCGTGTTCCGCCGCACCAAGCCCCACGCGCCGCGCACCTTCCGCCTGCCGTGGATGCCCGTGGTGCCCGCTTTCGGCGTGATCGCCTCGCTTGCCCTGATCACGCAGCTGCACTGGGAGACCTGGGTGCGGTTCGTGGTCTGGCTCGCGATCGGGCTGGTCATCTACTTCGCCTATGGCCGCAAGCACTCGCTCCTCAACCCCGACAGCCCTCGGCACACGCGGGAAGCGAGCCGCCGCGCCTGAGGCGCTTCGTCTCGCGGGGCGAGCGCACGACGGCGGGGGCGCACCCGCCGTCGTGCGCTCGCCCGCCGTCCCCGGCCGGGTTATCCACAGAACGTCCCCCGCCGGGACCCCAAGGTATCGATCGCAGATAGGCTCGCAGTGTCTGTCGAAGACATCCACAAGGTCTATCCCGGGGGGAGATCGCTCGATGCTTTCTGATGTGCCTACTGACAGTGCGAACGTGGAGGCTAAGCCTCCCGCTCCAGCACCAGCCAACCGATTCACTATTCCCTGGCAGGGCGCCGCGGCGGGCGTCGCGGCGGGCGTCGCGGCCGGGCTCGCGTTCTTTCTCCTGTGTCTGGCCACGGTGCTCCTCGCTGCGGCAGGAGGGGCCGTCGAGTCTGTCGGCAAGTCGGTCCCCGCAGTGGGGGACGCGGTCGCCAGCGAAGCCGCCGGTGCCGTCGCGGCGATCGCGGCGCAGCTGGGCGCGATGGCGCTGCTGGGCTCCGCGGAGGGCCACGCCTCGGCCGCTTTCGGTGTCCAGGGTTCGGCGAGCATCTTCGCCGTGCCCGCAGGGCTGACGCTCGTTGCAGCCCTGCTCGCCCTCGCTGCCGGCGCGCTCCAGGCCCGCTTTTCGCCCGCCACGAGCGTCGCGGAGCGCGCCGCCCAGGCTGGTGCGCTCGGCCTCGGCTTCGCGGTGACGACCACCGTCATCGCCGCCTCGGCGCCCGTGCGCTCCGCATCGTCGGGCGCGGCGGTAGATCTCAGTGCGGCGGGGTTCGTGCCGTTCCTTGTGGCCCTGATGCTCGGCGCGGGCATGGCATGGCTCGGCTCCGGAATGGGCCGTGAGCAGGTACCGAAGCCTGCTGTGGGCACGCAGGTTGCCCGCTTGGCGGCCATGGTGCTGCCTGGTGCCAAGGCTTGCGCCGTCCACCTTCTGGCCTTCAGCGTCATCGCCGTCCCCGCGGCCTGGATCGCTGGCGGCATCCAGGGCGGCTGGGGCGCGACGCTGTCAGCCCTGCTGTGGCTCGGCCACGCGGCTGCTGGCGCGTTCACGATCGGCCACCTCGGAGGGATCGCGGGCGGAAGCGCCTTCGGCGCCGTCCGGAACGAAGGCCTCTATTACTTCCTCGCGGGGGACAGCGGGCCCGTGCCCGTCTGGGCGGCGTGGCTCCTCGTGGTCCTCGCCATCCTCGTGACCATGGTGGCAGGAACCGTGTTGGCCCTGGCCCGCGGTGCTTCGTCGCAGGACTGGAGGCCCGCCTGGGTTGGGCCGGTCGTCTACGGGCTCGCGGGACTTGGTATCCTCGGCCTGTTCCACGTGTCGATGAGCGCTACCTTCAGCGCCTTCCTCGGGGCAGGGTCGGTCCAGGCATCGGCGGGCCCGGCCGGGTGGTTCCCCCTTGTCCTTGCCGGGTGGGGCCTCCTCGCCGAAGCCGCGAGCCGCGTCATGGCTCCATCTCTGCTGGCGGCTCTCCCGGGCCCTGTCCTTGCCGCGCTGGGCAGGGCCGTTGGCCCCACGGCGGTCCCGGCGCACGACGCCGCGCCCTCGCCCTCCGCGCCACCGGCGCCTGCCGCCTTGCCCGCCGTCGGGACCCTGAGTCCGCGTGCGAGGAAGCGCGCGCTCGTGGCGCTCGCCGTCGTCGTCGGTGTTGGCCTGCTCGTGGGCGCCGGTGCCGTTGCGCTCGCCGTGGTGAAGGCCGGCAGGGGACCGGACGCCGTGGTGCGGGCCTATCTGGACGATGTCGTGGCAGGGCGGGCTCAAGGTGCGATGGGGAAGGTCTCACCGAACGTGCCCAACGAGTCGCGGGCGCTGCTGAGCGACGATGTGTACGGAAAGGCCGGCGGGCGGATCGACCGCTACTCGGTGGTGAGCACCGAGTCCAAGGGCACGTCGTCGTCCGTCGTCGTGGAGCTCAGTCAGGGCGGCCGCACCGAGCGGACGACCTTCATGGTCTCCAAACGCGATCCCAACGTGTTCGACGACAACTGGGCAGTCGATTCGGGCAGTCTCGTCCGCCCCGTCAAGGTCACGGTGAACACCAAGAACCCGAAGATGACGGCCAACGGCTCGGCGGTCACGGCTGCTGGACCGGACGTGAACGTGGGGTCCTCGTACAGCCTCGGGTCAGCCTCCGCGCAGACCGGCCCCGACGGCTGGCTCTCGGACCGCACGACGACGCTCACGTTTTATGCGCTGCCGGGCCAGTACGCGTTCGGAGTCGACACGGGCAGTCCGCTGCTCGACGGCGCGGAGCAGCGGGTCACCGTGGCGATCGGGGCGCAGGCCCCAGCCTCGGCGACCCTCAAGGCGGCGCCGAGCAAGGAGTTCCGGGACCAGCTCGACGCATCGGTCAAGGCGTTCCTGGATCGTTGCGCGGCGCGGACAGCGCTTTCGGTCTCCACCGGCTTCTCGGACGCCGAGTGCCCCTTCGACCGGTCAGGCTGGTCCGGCTACGACTACCGCAACGTGCACTGGAGCATCACGAAGGCGCCGACGTACGCGGTGGGCGACCGCGTCTATTCGGACGGTGCCGTAGCGGTTGAGCCGAAGACGACCGGCACGGCCGAGCTCTCGTACCAGAGCAAGAGCACCTCCAGCTACGCGAAGGACAGCCCGTACACGGACACCAAGGACACCCTGAGCATCTCCCTGTATGGCGTCGCGAAGGTCAAGGACGGCAAGGCCGAGTTCCAGTTCGTGCCGTACGGGATCTACAAGCCGGGGCCCTGAGCGAACCGGTGAACGGACGACGGCGGTTGGGCACCCGCCGTCGTCCGCTCACTTGAAGGGCGCGACTCACCTCGCACTCACGGCGGAGGCCGATCCTTGATTCATTGTGAATCACAGGGGTAGGCTGGAGGATCGGAAGGGAGATACTCCATGATCACGATGGACCGCGCCCTAGACCAGTTGCATCACGCCGCTCTGCAGCGCCAAGCTCGCTCGCGGGTTGACGCGATTGACGAGCTTCGTGCAGCGAAACAGGTCGCCGATCGTGGGTTGCCACAGCGAGATATTGCTGAGCTCCTTGCAACCAGCCAAGCGCGGGTGCACCGCATGTTGAAGGCACTCGAACGCAGTAACCACAATGTTCCCGTGACGCCTGAGGAGATCATTCTCCGCGCGTGCGCGTACGACACGAGTCGAGATGGTCTGGTCCAGGAGCTCACCCGGTTCGACTACACCTTCGGCGAGGAGGCTCCGTATCCGCTTGAGGGCCGAATCTCTGGCACTTGGGACGAAGTCGTGAAGGCCCTAGCGTCGGGGATGATCAGCCAGAAGGAGTTCGATCAGGTCAGGGCGGCAATTGGTCGCTGATCGGGGTGATGTCTACTCGGTGCTGAGCGCTCTGCACGGTACCGGAGGCGGGCTTCACGTCGCTCCATCGGACGTCGCGACATATCTGGATGATGCTATGGTCGCCCGTCTCGCTCGCGAATACCTCGAGGTACAGAACGACGTATCGGCGGATGGCATGGCAGTCGTTGTAAGCGCCGGCCCTCCCGGTGCGGGCAAGTCAGCCGTCCTGGAATCCATGGACCTAGCGGGATACCGCCTCATTGACCCAGACGTCGCCAAGGACATGGTGATCGGGCATGCCCTCGATGCAGGGCTGCTCGAGTATCGTCGCAGGTTCATGCTCCCGGATGGCGACTCCGTACATCCGAGGGAGCTCGCCCCACACGTTCACCAGCAGTCGACGCGGCTCGCTGATCTTGTGCGCCAGCTGTCTCTCGCCTCCGGCGAGAACGTCATCATCGACGGGACGCTCGCATGGGAGCCTTTGGGTGACCAGTACATCAGCGAGCTCTACAAGGCGGGGTACGAACAGCTCGATGTCATTGCGATCGAGCTTCAGCCAGCGGTCGCGATTGAGCGGGCCACGCGACGGTGGTGGGTCGGGCGCGAGGAAGCCCGTGGATTCATCGCTGATTCCGCTGGGCCCCTGGGCGGCCGGTTCGTTCCAGAGGAGGCGGTCGCGCGCTGCTACTCAAATGGTGGTCGAGATTCCCTGTGCTCGATCAACGCGAGGAGGCTCGCCGAGAGAGCCGACGATGAATTGGGCCGAGGATCCTTTCAGCGGTACGTCGTCAGTGGTCCCGACGCCACTCCACGTCCCGTCCAATGACGACGAACACGTGAAACTGGGGACACGCGGACGCCCACACTTTCCAGCACGACGCCGTGAGAGCGGACGACGGTGGTGGGCCCCCCGCCGTCGTCCGCCCACCGGCAGGTGGTTGAGCGTCACCGGTGGCTGAGCGAAGTCGAAACTTCTTGTTGCGATCGGTCTATAGATCGTCGGCCGGCGTGGTGGGTTCGCTACAAAACGGCCGTGGGCGGGGCTGCATAGCCTTCTTTCAGAACGCCTACCCGGACCATCTGGAGGAACGATGAGCAACCCGACGACGCCCACCCCGACGCCCCACCGCGAGGCCGAGACCAGCCCCCGCAGGCCGCGCCGAACGTGGGATTCCCACTCGCTGGCCCTCGTCTCCGTGTTCGCCGCCCTCATCGCGGCGTCGGCGATCGTCCCGGGCATCCCGGTGGGCAGCTTCGGTGTCCCCATCACGCTGCAGACGTTCGCCATCATGCTCACCGGCCTCGTCCTGGGCGGTTTCCGGGCCGCGGCCGCGGTGGGGCTCTACCTGGTCCTTGCATTCGCCGGCCTGCCCATCTTCTCCGGCGGCCGCGCAGGGCTGCAGGTCCTCGCCGGCGGATCCGCCGGGTACATCGTGGGGTTCGTCCTTGCGGCCCTGCTCGTCGGGATTGCCGCCGAGCAGATCATCCGGCGCCTGCCGGCCAAGCGCCGGACGCTGTGGTTCTTCCTCGCCGCGGCCGTGGTCTCCGTGGTCGCCTCGCACGCGCCCGGCGTGCTCGGGATGATGCTCAACCTCAAGCTCTCCTGGTCGGCCGCCTTCGCCGCCGACCTCGTCTTCTACCCGGGCGACCTGCTCAAGGACGCCGTGGCGGCCGTCGCCGCGGTGGCCGTGCACCGGGCCTTCCCGGACGTCCTCGTCCGCCGGGTCAAGTGAGCGGCGGAGCGTAGCGATG
Protein-coding sequences here:
- a CDS encoding zeta toxin family protein; the encoded protein is MAVVVSAGPPGAGKSAVLESMDLAGYRLIDPDVAKDMVIGHALDAGLLEYRRRFMLPDGDSVHPRELAPHVHQQSTRLADLVRQLSLASGENVIIDGTLAWEPLGDQYISELYKAGYEQLDVIAIELQPAVAIERATRRWWVGREEARGFIADSAGPLGGRFVPEEAVARCYSNGGRDSLCSINARRLAERADDELGRGSFQRYVVSGPDATPRPVQ
- a CDS encoding biotin transporter BioY: MSNPTTPTPTPHREAETSPRRPRRTWDSHSLALVSVFAALIAASAIVPGIPVGSFGVPITLQTFAIMLTGLVLGGFRAAAAVGLYLVLAFAGLPIFSGGRAGLQVLAGGSAGYIVGFVLAALLVGIAAEQIIRRLPAKRRTLWFFLAAAVVSVVASHAPGVLGMMLNLKLSWSAAFAADLVFYPGDLLKDAVAAVAAVAVHRAFPDVLVRRVK